Below is a window of Cytophaga hutchinsonii ATCC 33406 DNA.
TCATCAGAATGGGCAGGGCATAGGCAGCCGTTTTACCGGTACCGGTTTGTGCCACACCGATGATGTCGTGGCCCGCCAGAATCTGCGGTATTGCTTTAGACTGAATTTCAGTAGGTTCAGTATAACCAGCTTCTTCAATAGCATTGAGAAGTTGTCTGTTTAATTTAAGTTCTTCGAAATTCAAGGGGTGTGTCAATTATGAATTATAAATTATGAATTAAGATCCGCCGCGGCGGAATAAATTATTTAGTGTAATGTCGATTTTCCTTAATCAGATCAGCATGCGAGGATTGGGTTAATGGTTTATGTTGAAACCACAATAACATCACCGAAGTGTACAGTAGATTTAGTAAATTGGACCCAAATTTAGATTATAAGATATGGGCAGTATTAAAATAAGTAATGCAAATATAGTAAATGAAGGTCAGATCTTTCAGGCAGATATATGGATTGAGGAGGGATTGATTAAGCAGATCGGCAAAATCACCGCTATTGCAGACCAAACGATAGATGCGTCAGGCAAATATTTATTTCCCGGTGTAATAGATGACCAGGTACATTTCAGAGAACCAGGACTTACACATAAGGCAACGATTTATACAGAAGCCAAAGCAGCGGTTGCCGGAGGTGTTACAAGCTATATGGAAATGCCCAACACAAAACCTGCTGCCGTTACGCAGGAATTACTGGAGCAGAAATATGAAATAGCTGCGAAAACGAGTCTGGCGAATTACTCATTTTTTATGGGTACCACCAACAGCAATATTAATGAGCTGTTGAAAACAAATCCGGCAACTGTATGCGGAATTAAGATTTTTATGGGTTCATCAACGGGTGATATGCTGGTTGATAATTCGGCTATGCTGGATGAAATTTTTTCTCAGGTAAAGATGCTGATTGCGATACACGCAGAAGAAGACCCGATTGTTAAAGCAAATACAGAAAAGTACAAAGCACTGTATGGCGATAAACTGAATGCAACACATCATCACCTGATCCGCAGCGAAGAGGCCTGTTACGCATCCTCTTCCAAGGCTGTGGCGCTGGCGAAAAAACATGGTACACGGTTACATATTCTGCATATATCAACGGCCAAAGAACTGGATCTGTTTACCAATACCATTCCGTTGGAAGAAAAGAAAATTACAGCGGAAGCATGTATTCATCATTTATGGTTTTCAAATGAAGATTATGCAACGAAGGGGAATTATATCAAATGGAACCCGGCGGTGAAAACTGTTGCTGACCGGGAAGCGATCTGGCAGGCGGTGCTGGATAACCGTATTGACGTGATTGCAACGGATCATGCGCCGCATACGATAGAAGAAAAAGAATTGCCGTATATAGACGCTCCATCCGGCGGGCCGCTGGTGCAGCACAGCCTGGTTGCGATGCTGGAAAAATATCATCAGGGAAAAATTTCGCTTGAACGTATCGCTGAAAAGATGTCGCACAACGTTGCGAAACTATTTCAGATTGAAAAAAGAGGCTTTATCCGCGAAGGATATTATGCCGATTTTGCTTTGGTAGATTTAAATAAACCGTGGATGGTTGAAAAAAAGAATATTATTTCGAAATGTGGCTGGTCACCATTTGAGGGCTATATTTTCAAATCCACCGTAACAGACACCTTTGTTTCAGGAAATTGGGTGTTTCATGAAGGTACATTCAACGAAGAGGTGAAAGGTTCCAGGCTGACGTTTCAAAGATAAATTATTCACAAGGCTTGTAATTCTATTTACAAAGTATTAGTTTTGCAGACCTAAAAACAAACACTGTTTCAGGAACACGGTAGATGTAGCTCAGCTGGTTAGAGCATCGGTTTGTGGTACCGAGGGTCGTGGGTTCGAACCCCATCATTTACCCCAAAGGTCTTTTGAGAAATCAGAAGACCTTTTCTTTTTTATAAGCCAATGTTTTTTCTTTATAAAGAAATTCCAAATCACAAAAAACAAATTCCAAAACGGATGTTACATACAGAATTGTACATTTATGTATTTCGTACTATTTCAATAATTATTAATGGCTGTCAAATTAAATTCTCTCTGTCTGGAATTTGTTTTTTTGTGATTTGGAATGTAGCTATTGTAGTTTAGCTGCTTCTTCAATATCCTCTTTAATAAATTCCCAATAGTTCCCTTTTAAACACACAGGGTCAAAATCAAGATCAGCTTTTGTAAAATTTACAATGTTTTGTTGAATCAGTGATTTGTCGTGTGTATATAAATAACGTTGTTCGTGTAAATGGATCATGCCTTTAATCGTATGCTGATTCAGTAGTGCATGCAGATCCCAGAAGTCTTTTTTTCTGCCGCCCCTCTGTATAACATCAATCTTCATGGCAATAATCTCTTCTATACTGGCCATTCGCAGGCCATCTGCTTCAACTGTATTCTGAAAAAAAGGATCCATCGAATAGTATACATCCAGCTTAACAGCATGTTCCAGATCTGTTCCAATCAGATAAGACTTTCCCATTCCTTTTTTATTGCCAAAGTCACCATGTACGAAACGGAATGTATTTATCAGAAATTTTTCAATACGTTCAAAATCTACAGAACTATATTCAGCATCTGTAAAAAGGTCAATATCTATTGACATTCTATGCCCTATGTGCAGGCTTAAAGCTGTTCCACCAACAAGGCGGAAATCTTTAAACTCATCAGCCTGCATGAGTTTAAAGAGGCAATCCTGTAACAGGCTAGTTACTGTATTCCAATAAAGCATTATTTATGATCAGTCATTAATGGTAAACTGTTGCCAGTGATTTCTGTGCTGCCGGTTACTGCTTTTATTTTATTTTTTCCATAAAATTTTAAAAGTTCACCTTTTTCTTCATCATTTCCCCGTTCAAATACTCGTTTAATAACTGCTTGATACTGATTTTGCCAATCAATTTTAGCAATATCGGTATCCCAAAAAAGTATTTTCCGGATAATGTTGAAGTCGGGATGATGTTGCCGGTTATTTTTTTTCTTCTCTGTTTCTATTTCATAATACGCCTGAAGAATGTGCATGGTCCCTTCCTCTAACCCGAATGCCTTGTCAATTTTTAAAGACAATGCAGCCGTCATTCCACGTTTACCTTTTGTGATATCATTAAGCGTTTGGGGATATTCGTTCAGGGAAAGTGCAAACGGACCTTTTTTTAGATTGCGTTTTTTTAACTCACGCTCCAATATTGCTCCCGGATGAATACCTTTATATTTTTCAAATGAAATTTTCATAATTAAATATAAACATTTTTGTTTATATATTTAACATATATTTCAGCTAAAATGGTTCATTTTGTTTAAATACATGCGGTTTTAAGGGTTGAAACAAGGTGACGAGGGTTCGAATGCGGTTTTAAGGGTTGAAACAAGGTGACGAGGGTTCGAACCCCCATCATTTACCCTAAAGGTCTTTTGAGAAATCAGAAGACCTTTTCTATTTTATAAGCTAAAAACAAAACGCTATAGCTTGATGAATTTTTACTTATATAAACATTTCAACACAAAGCTAAATAGATTATAAATACTTCCGTTTTTAGGGTTGAGCTTTAAAAAGTAAAAAGTACCATTGAATCCATGTTGCCCACCATTAGAATCATCTGAGGTTCTGTATTATTGTATTGTCATGAGGAAGCAATTGAACGTTTCTAAAAAGACAGAATTTGTTTCAAACGTAAACCCGTATCACTTATGAATGCTATGATACAACGCCTTTGGGCACTTGTCCGGTTAAGATGCCCGAAATGTTACCAGGAAAAGATGTTTACCTATAACAATATGTATAGCTGGAGAAAATCGGATGTGATGCCCGTTACCTGTAAATGCTGCGGACAGCCTTTTACACCTGAACCCGGATTTTATTATGGAGCGATGTATATGAGTTATGCCTTGTATGCAGCACTGTTTATTCCTGCATTTATTGCTACCATATTGATGGATCTGTCTTATGAAGTGTTTTACATTTCATTTGTGTGCATTGCATTGCTGGTTTCTCCCTATATTTTCCGGTTGTCAAGAGCGGTATATCTGTACTTTTTTGTAGACCATGAAGAAATACATACTAAAATTGTACTCACAAAACAGCCGTTTGCCGGCCAGAAATAAAAAGCAGCAAGAGCTTCTGTAAGCATGCCCGCATGCTTACAGAAGCTGTAATTTAAATGTTGTAATCAATATTCAGAAGGCTGAAAAACGTTTCTTCTTCAAATTCCTTTACTGCGCCGGGCTGCAGGTCGTGCAGTAACATATTTTCAATGGAAACCCGTATCAGACGCAGGCAACGGTGGTTCACAGCCAGTACCATTTTACGTACCTGGTGAAATTTTCCTTCTGTCAGCGTTAAAAGGAGCCAGGTATGCGGATAGTTTTCCCGTGTGTCGGCCGCATAGGAGTAAATAGCTTTTGCATCTGTTACAATGGATGCTTCACATGGAGAGGATATGTAATTTCCGCCTCCTTTAACACGTATTGAAATACCTGTTTGCAACTGCTTAAGAGTTTCTTCTGAAACCTTATTTTTAACAAGAACCAGATACGTTCGGGTATGTTTTTTTGTTCCCTGAAAAAGCAGCCGTGTAACTTTTTTATTGGTGGTTAAAATTAATAAACCTTCCGATTCATTATCCAGCCTGCCAACGGCGTGTGTGCCTTCCGGAAACGTAAAATCCAGATTCCCGAGTAGATTAACAGCGTCCGAGCTGATAAATTGCGAAACCATATTGAATGGTTTATTAATGATAAAATAGCGGTTTTTAACACACATTACAGGACTTTTTATGCGATTAAATATACATATAAAGCGCCTTTTTAAACAAATATCGAAGAAAAGCATCTTTCAGCACAATGTGTAAAAGCATCCTGCGGAATACGCTTGTTCTGTTTTAAACTTATTGTATATTTAGATTTGAAATGGCTCTGTATCTGCAGCTTTTAATTCCGGCATTGCAGGGTAATTATTTTAGTATAGACTTTTACTATATGAATTGGTATTTAGAAGCATTGAAAAAATATGCTGAATTTTCAGGAAGAGCAACCAGGCAGGAATACTGGATGTTTGTATTGTTTAATTTTGTTTTTTCTTCAGCCGCTTCTTTACTGGATGGATTTATCGGCTTAACGTATGGAGAAAATTACGGCACGTACGGATTGATTAATAGTATATACTCATTGGTTTTATTTATTCCCGGATTATCTGTAACCGTACGCAGGTTGCACGACACAACACGCTCCGGGTGGTTTATGTTGATTGCCCTCATTCCAATAATCGGCTGGATAAAGATTATTGTTGTATTGGCCAGCAGGGGAGTTGCAGGGCCTAATAAGTATGGTGCTGATCCTCAGGGAAGCAACTCAGATGCTTTTTCTTCCGTATTAGACGGAAATATATAAAATGTTTTTACACTAAATTTTTCTTAAACTTAAACAACAAAAATTATGAATTGGTATTTAGCAGTATTAAAAAAGTATGCAGCATTTAACGGCAGAGCA
It encodes the following:
- a CDS encoding DUF983 domain-containing protein, which codes for MIQRLWALVRLRCPKCYQEKMFTYNNMYSWRKSDVMPVTCKCCGQPFTPEPGFYYGAMYMSYALYAALFIPAFIATILMDLSYEVFYISFVCIALLVSPYIFRLSRAVYLYFFVDHEEIHTKIVLTKQPFAGQK
- a CDS encoding pseudouridine synthase, with protein sequence MLFFDICLKRRFICIFNRIKSPVMCVKNRYFIINKPFNMVSQFISSDAVNLLGNLDFTFPEGTHAVGRLDNESEGLLILTTNKKVTRLLFQGTKKHTRTYLVLVKNKVSEETLKQLQTGISIRVKGGGNYISSPCEASIVTDAKAIYSYAADTRENYPHTWLLLTLTEGKFHQVRKMVLAVNHRCLRLIRVSIENMLLHDLQPGAVKEFEEETFFSLLNIDYNI
- a CDS encoding dihydroorotase — translated: MGSIKISNANIVNEGQIFQADIWIEEGLIKQIGKITAIADQTIDASGKYLFPGVIDDQVHFREPGLTHKATIYTEAKAAVAGGVTSYMEMPNTKPAAVTQELLEQKYEIAAKTSLANYSFFMGTTNSNINELLKTNPATVCGIKIFMGSSTGDMLVDNSAMLDEIFSQVKMLIAIHAEEDPIVKANTEKYKALYGDKLNATHHHLIRSEEACYASSSKAVALAKKHGTRLHILHISTAKELDLFTNTIPLEEKKITAEACIHHLWFSNEDYATKGNYIKWNPAVKTVADREAIWQAVLDNRIDVIATDHAPHTIEEKELPYIDAPSGGPLVQHSLVAMLEKYHQGKISLERIAEKMSHNVAKLFQIEKRGFIREGYYADFALVDLNKPWMVEKKNIISKCGWSPFEGYIFKSTVTDTFVSGNWVFHEGTFNEEVKGSRLTFQR
- a CDS encoding nucleotidyl transferase AbiEii/AbiGii toxin family protein — its product is MLYWNTVTSLLQDCLFKLMQADEFKDFRLVGGTALSLHIGHRMSIDIDLFTDAEYSSVDFERIEKFLINTFRFVHGDFGNKKGMGKSYLIGTDLEHAVKLDVYYSMDPFFQNTVEADGLRMASIEEIIAMKIDVIQRGGRKKDFWDLHALLNQHTIKGMIHLHEQRYLYTHDKSLIQQNIVNFTKADLDFDPVCLKGNYWEFIKEDIEEAAKLQ
- a CDS encoding helix-turn-helix transcriptional regulator; its protein translation is MKISFEKYKGIHPGAILERELKKRNLKKGPFALSLNEYPQTLNDITKGKRGMTAALSLKIDKAFGLEEGTMHILQAYYEIETEKKKNNRQHHPDFNIIRKILFWDTDIAKIDWQNQYQAVIKRVFERGNDEEKGELLKFYGKNKIKAVTGSTEITGNSLPLMTDHK
- a CDS encoding DUF805 domain-containing protein; the protein is MNWYLEALKKYAEFSGRATRQEYWMFVLFNFVFSSAASLLDGFIGLTYGENYGTYGLINSIYSLVLFIPGLSVTVRRLHDTTRSGWFMLIALIPIIGWIKIIVVLASRGVAGPNKYGADPQGSNSDAFSSVLDGNI